The Phenylobacterium montanum genomic interval AGGCCTATCTCGACGTCACCGCTAACAAGGCTGGCCTGCCGACCGCGTGGCTGACCGCAAAGGCGATCCGGGCCCGGATCCTGGAGGAGACGGGCCTGACGGCGTCGGCCGGCGTCTCCTACAACAAGTTCCTGGCCAAGCTGGCGTCCGGCCAGCGCAAGCCGAACGGCCAATTCGCCATCATGCCCGAGGAGGGGGCTGCGTTTGTCGAAGCCCTGCCCGTGGCTAAATTTCACGGGGTCGGCCCGGCGACAGCCGCGCGCATGCACGAGGCCGGCATCCAAACCGGCGCCGATCTGAAGACCTGGTCGCTGCAGGACCTGCAACGCCGCTTCGGCAAGGCCGGGACCTGGTACTACGCCATCGCCCGCGGCCAGGATGATCGGGCCGTCAATCCCAATCGGGAGCGCAAGTCGTCGGGTTCGGAGACGACCTTCGAGGAGGACCTCACCGATCCGGCCCGCATCGAGGCCGGCGTTCTGGCCATGGCCGATGACGTCTGGGCCTGGTGCGAGAAGACCGGCGGGCGCGGCCGCACGGTCACGGTGAAGATCAAGTGGGCCGACTTCCAGCAGTCCACCCGCAGCCAGTCACTGGCGAGGCCGATCGATAGTCGGGCGACGCTGCACGAGGCCAGCCTTGGCCTGATCCGGTCGGTGTTTCCGCCACCGAAGGGCATCCGCTTGGTGGGTGTCACCTTGTCGAATTTCGCCGGTCAGCAGGGTAGCGTCACCCCGGAGATGTCGCTCCTGCCTGAGTCGGATAACGCCGCTTGATCCACGTTGAGCCCAATTCGCAGGAGACGGCCGATCTGGAGGCGCTGGCCGCCAAGCTTGAAGCGACCGGGACCTATCGCGTGCTCCGCAAACTCGCGCCTCGGCCGACGATAGAGCCTCCGGCAGGCGTCAAGGTGAGGCAGGGCCTGTTCGTCGACACCGAGACGACCGGTCTCGATCCGGCGCGAGACGAGATCATAGAACTGGCGATGGCGCCCTTCACCTACGGCCTCGACGGGGAAATCTACGCCGTCGGAGAACCGTTTCAGCAGTTGAGGGAGCCTTCAAAGCCCATCCCGGCTGAAATCACCGCCATCACTGGGATCAGCGACGCAATGGTCGCCGGCCAGAACATCGACCCCGCCGCGGTCACGCGGTTCGCGGCGCCGGCTTCCTTGGTGGTGGCGCACAACGCCGCCTTCGACCGGAAATTTCTCGAGCGGTTCTGCGAGACGTTCAACACCAAGCCCTGGGCCTGTTCGATGAGCGAGATCGACTGGGCCGCCGAGGGCTACGAGGGGACCAAACTGGCGTATCTCGCTGGAGGCGCCGGGTTCTTTTACGAGCGCCACCGGGCGACCCACGACTGCATGGCGGCGATCGAGTTGCTGGCCCGCGTGCATCCGCGGAGTGGCCGGACCGGTCTTGCGCAACTGCTGGAGCGCGCGCGTACGCCCTCCTACAGGATTTGGGCGGAAAACTCGCCGTTCGACCTGAAGGACATCCTGAAAGCGCGCGGCTATCGCTGGAACGGGGAGGGGAGCGGGTTGCCCCGAGCCTGGTTCATTGATGTCGCCGAAGATGCCCGCGAGGCCGAAATCGCCTTCTTGAAGACGGAAATTTATAGCCGCGACATTGAGTTGCTCGTACGCCGGGTCGACGCCTACGACAGATTCTCGGATCGCATCTGATCCTTGGCGGGGACCAATCCCAAACCCCGGGTGGCGAAGCGCTACCACACACGCTAGCGTCCCCCCGGCTTGCGGTGTCTTGGCGGCGAGAAGAACGGGGTGATGGCCAATGACGCTGGCGCTCAGCGCATCGACTGTGAAAGCGTGGTTCCAGTATCGGTGCGAGCGCAAGGTCCGGTACGAACTCTTTACTGACGAAGAACTGGCGGCGCTTCCCATCGCCGCCGACGTTCGCGAGCAATCCTGGGCGATCCTTGGCGTTGACTACGAGGAGCGGGTGTTACGCCGGCTTGACCGCGTGGAAGGCGTCCTCCGGCCGCAACCGGGCGAGTTTGGTCTGCCGGAAGTTGACGCCATCACCTTCCTACGAGGTCGGTCCAGGGTGCCCTATGCGTCACAGCTCAACCTGAGACCTCGCTCCCCTCTGGGGCTGCTGCAAGGGACGGGCGTCGCCTTGAAGCGGGTCTTTCCTGACCTCGTGAAGCGAGAGGTCGTGGACGGCCGGGCGGTCTTCCAGATCATCGACGTCAAGGCCACGCGACGGGCGACGCCGTTCCACAAAACCCAGGTCGCCTTCTACGCCCGGGTGCTCGAAGCGCTCTTGGCCGAACTGGGTGTCGACGCAGAGGTCAACCCTGTTGGCGTTATCTGGCGAATTCCCGATGGGGGGACCGCCGAGGGAGACGAATATCACCCAGAGGATTTCCGCCTGGCCCCTTACCTGCGGCTGGTCGACGATTTCTGCTCAAACCTTCTTCCACAGATCGCCAGCCGCGCGGTTGAACCGGGCGATGGCGCGCCTCGCCGCGATGAGACGTTTTTCCACCTCTATTTCAAATGCGAACAGTGCAAGTTCCTGGAGCACTGCATGGGGGCGATCTCCGACACCCTCCCTCCGGCCAACCGGGACGTCTCGGCGGTGGCCGGCCTCACCCATGAAGCGAAACGCGCGCTTCAACGGCTCGGAGTCCGGCGGGTCGGTGATCTCGCGCGCGCCGCCGGCCTGGCGGCTGCGCCGGGAATCGGGTGGTCGCTGAGCCGCCGGGCCGAGCTTCTGACGGTCCGCGCCAACGCCATTATCGCGCAGCAACCGCATCGTACCGAGGAGGCTCACACCTACCTGATGCCCCCGCGCGCCGACGCGACCCTGTTCGTGACCGTGGACCATGACCCGGTCGACGATCGGCTGGCGGCGATCGGGTACGCCTACTATCGGGATGGAAACAGGGTCCATGAGGTCATTCGCGTTCCCTCGACAGCGGGAGCGATCGATGAGGCTACCGCCATGGCAGAGGTGCTGGGGCAACTTGTGGCTGACCTCGTCGCCATCGACGCCGCGAACCAGGCCGGCGGCGCGCTCCAAGCGCATATCTTTCTCTACGAGCCGTCGGAAGCGATCCGGTTGCAGGAAGCGGTTGGCCGCCATCTCGACGACACGCGCATCCGAAACGGGTTGCTGCACCTTGTTCGCCTTTTCCCGCCCGAAGATGTCGTACCGGAACCGGAGTTTCGTGGCGCACACCACCTGCCAGCGACGGCGCTGCGGACAGTGGTGGAGCAACTCTACGCGTTGCCGACCCAAGTTTCCTACGATCTGCGCCAAGTGAGC includes:
- the dinB gene encoding DNA polymerase IV translates to MLTLMGEPVRKIIHVDMDAFYASVEQRDNPDLRGRPVAVGHGARRGVVAAASYEARQFGVRSALPSVTALRKCAELVFVPPRFDVYRAVSRQVHDVFAEFTDLIEPLALDEAYLDVTANKAGLPTAWLTAKAIRARILEETGLTASAGVSYNKFLAKLASGQRKPNGQFAIMPEEGAAFVEALPVAKFHGVGPATAARMHEAGIQTGADLKTWSLQDLQRRFGKAGTWYYAIARGQDDRAVNPNRERKSSGSETTFEEDLTDPARIEAGVLAMADDVWAWCEKTGGRGRTVTVKIKWADFQQSTRSQSLARPIDSRATLHEASLGLIRSVFPPPKGIRLVGVTLSNFAGQQGSVTPEMSLLPESDNAA
- a CDS encoding 3'-5' exonuclease, with protein sequence MHVEPNSQETADLEALAAKLEATGTYRVLRKLAPRPTIEPPAGVKVRQGLFVDTETTGLDPARDEIIELAMAPFTYGLDGEIYAVGEPFQQLREPSKPIPAEITAITGISDAMVAGQNIDPAAVTRFAAPASLVVAHNAAFDRKFLERFCETFNTKPWACSMSEIDWAAEGYEGTKLAYLAGGAGFFYERHRATHDCMAAIELLARVHPRSGRTGLAQLLERARTPSYRIWAENSPFDLKDILKARGYRWNGEGSGLPRAWFIDVAEDAREAEIAFLKTEIYSRDIELLVRRVDAYDRFSDRI